In one Caloranaerobacter sp. TR13 genomic region, the following are encoded:
- a CDS encoding cobyric acid synthase: MAKKIMLQGTGSSVGKSIITAAFCRIFKEDGYSVAPFKSQNMSLNSFVTKDGLEMGRAQVVQAEAAKIEPIVDMNPILLKPTSQVGSQIIVRGKVYKNMKAEDYYREKHKLMEIIKKSFYKLDKLFEIVVIEGAGSPAEINLKENDIVNMGLAEMVDAPVILVGDIDKGGVFASIYGTIMLLEKSERDRIKGFIINKFRGDIKILEPGIKMLEGKIGKPCLGVIPYMELYIDDEDSETSRFKQKNTGGINIGVIKTPHISNFSDFTPFDFEKDVNIRYIVQKKDFDDIDMIILPGSKNTIADMKYIFKKGFDREIYKKHKDGIPIMGICGGYQMLGLEIVDLYSVESTLKRINGLSLLEIRTTMKKTKCTKQVIGKIITDNCFLEQNIDSKIEGYEIHMGETELIGDSKPFIKLDEGRYDGAISADGRVFGTYLHGIFENDNFREKLVNWLKQKKGIEISYCNMSYKGIKEKEYTKLAEIVRKHIDLDGIKKIMGLK; encoded by the coding sequence TTGGCTAAAAAAATTATGCTGCAAGGGACAGGTTCTTCTGTGGGTAAAAGTATTATTACAGCAGCGTTTTGTAGAATTTTTAAAGAAGACGGTTATTCGGTTGCACCTTTCAAATCACAGAATATGTCATTAAATTCTTTTGTAACAAAAGATGGTTTAGAAATGGGTAGAGCTCAAGTTGTACAAGCAGAAGCAGCAAAGATTGAGCCTATTGTTGATATGAATCCTATTTTACTAAAACCAACTAGTCAAGTGGGTAGCCAGATTATAGTTAGAGGTAAGGTTTATAAAAACATGAAAGCAGAAGATTATTACAGAGAAAAGCATAAATTGATGGAAATAATTAAAAAGTCTTTTTATAAGCTTGATAAGTTATTTGAAATAGTAGTTATAGAAGGTGCTGGGAGTCCAGCTGAAATCAATTTAAAAGAAAATGACATTGTAAATATGGGATTAGCAGAAATGGTTGATGCGCCAGTTATTTTAGTTGGGGATATTGACAAAGGTGGAGTATTTGCTTCAATTTATGGAACAATTATGCTTTTAGAAAAAAGTGAGAGAGATAGAATTAAGGGGTTTATTATAAATAAATTTAGAGGAGATATAAAAATACTTGAGCCAGGTATCAAAATGTTAGAAGGAAAGATTGGCAAGCCGTGTTTAGGGGTTATACCTTATATGGAGTTATATATAGATGACGAAGATAGTGAAACTTCAAGATTTAAGCAGAAAAATACAGGTGGTATTAATATTGGAGTGATTAAAACTCCTCATATTTCTAATTTTAGCGATTTTACGCCGTTTGATTTTGAAAAAGATGTAAATATTAGATATATAGTACAAAAGAAGGACTTTGATGATATTGATATGATTATATTGCCGGGCAGCAAAAATACTATAGCCGATATGAAGTACATATTTAAAAAAGGCTTTGATAGAGAAATTTATAAAAAACATAAAGATGGCATACCAATTATGGGCATATGTGGTGGGTATCAAATGCTTGGTTTAGAAATTGTTGACCTTTATTCAGTAGAGTCAACATTAAAAAGAATAAATGGACTATCTTTATTAGAAATAAGGACTACTATGAAAAAAACTAAGTGTACAAAACAGGTTATTGGAAAAATAATTACAGATAATTGTTTTTTAGAGCAAAATATTGATTCTAAAATAGAAGGTTATGAAATTCATATGGGTGAAACAGAACTTATTGGAGATTCAAAGCCATTTATCAAATTGGATGAAGGAAGATATGACGGGGCAATAAGTGCAGATGGCAGGGTATTTGGAACTTATTTACATGGGATATTTGAAAATGATAATTTTAGAGAAAAACTTGTTAATTGGCTGAAACAAAAGAAAGGTATAGAAATATCTTATTGCAATATGAGTTATAAGGGGATTAAAGAAAAAGAATATACTAAATTAGCTGAAATAGTTAGAAAACATATTGACTTAGATGGTATAAAGAAAATTATGGGGTTGAAATAA
- the cbiB gene encoding adenosylcobinamide-phosphate synthase CbiB, protein MKIYILIIAVILDCIIGDPHNWPHPIKYIGKLIAKYEKLIRKSNILSKRKGGFILTFATLITVLVIIYFLIKFAYIIHFELGFILTVYLIYASIAARCLEKETMKVYYALKEKNINKARKLLSYLVGRETSQLQEKEIIRATVETIAENTIDGVIAPLMFVGVGLALGIPIEMAYFYKTVNTLDSMVGYMHEPYREIGYASAKLDDIVNYIPARIGSLLMLICGLLLGYDFKNGYMILKRDKRNHKSPNSGYSEAVVAGLLNIQLGGTNIYFGKKVYKPTIGDKNRELNIINIKDAIKIMYGAEILLIVIITMALL, encoded by the coding sequence ATGAAAATATATATTTTAATAATAGCAGTTATTTTAGATTGCATTATCGGTGATCCGCATAATTGGCCACATCCTATTAAGTATATAGGTAAATTAATAGCAAAATATGAAAAGCTCATTAGAAAAAGTAATATATTATCTAAAAGAAAAGGTGGATTTATTTTAACTTTTGCAACTTTAATAACAGTTTTGGTTATAATTTATTTTTTAATAAAATTTGCATATATTATACATTTTGAATTAGGTTTTATACTTACAGTTTATTTAATATATGCTTCCATAGCAGCTAGGTGTCTTGAGAAAGAAACAATGAAAGTCTATTATGCATTAAAAGAAAAGAATATTAACAAAGCTAGGAAACTGCTTTCTTATTTAGTTGGAAGAGAAACAAGTCAACTTCAAGAGAAGGAGATAATTAGAGCAACAGTTGAAACTATTGCTGAGAATACAATAGATGGAGTAATTGCACCATTGATGTTTGTAGGAGTTGGACTAGCACTAGGTATACCAATAGAAATGGCTTATTTTTACAAAACTGTTAATACACTAGATTCAATGGTAGGTTATATGCACGAACCATATAGAGAAATAGGTTATGCTTCTGCAAAATTAGATGATATAGTGAATTACATACCTGCTAGAATAGGAAGCTTACTTATGCTCATTTGTGGGCTTTTACTTGGGTACGATTTTAAAAATGGCTATATGATTTTAAAACGTGACAAAAGGAATCATAAAAGTCCTAATAGTGGGTATTCTGAAGCTGTGGTTGCTGGGCTATTAAATATTCAATTAGGTGGAACAAATATATATTTTGGAAAGAAAGTGTACAAACCTACTATAGGGGATAAAAATAGAGAGTTAAATATTATCAATATAAAAGATGCAATAAAAATTATGTATGGGGCAGAGATTTTACTAATAGTCATTATTACTATGGCTTTACTATGA
- the cobD gene encoding threonine-phosphate decarboxylase CobD → MNKHGGYYGENQEKVLDFSVNINPLGITEKVKEKLIESINTINRYPEIDGESVKKVLADRLNVETSQVIIGNGAIELIYLFARAFCPNKVVIIQPTFNEYLRAFNLTGSIICNYELTYSNDFNLETNALLEYLKKAKPNLLILCNPNNPTGHFIRYKNLLPAISYIKEIGAYLLIDESFIDFTDEESYVNLFKEFPIFIIRSMTKFYAIPGLRLGYGIANSDIIKKLNKYKEPWTINSLALSIVTTVLDDEIFYKESKKWLQAEKSYLYKELKKIKDIDFFNSQTNFILCRVKKGNAYEMREKLMKYNIYIRVCDDFAGLDNTYFRVAIKSHKDNVKLINAIKEILQ, encoded by the coding sequence ATGAATAAGCACGGAGGCTATTATGGAGAAAATCAGGAAAAAGTTTTAGATTTTAGTGTTAACATAAATCCCCTAGGTATAACTGAAAAAGTAAAAGAAAAGCTCATTGAAAGCATAAATACAATAAATAGATATCCAGAAATAGATGGAGAAAGCGTAAAGAAAGTATTAGCCGATAGATTAAATGTTGAAACTTCTCAAGTCATAATAGGTAATGGAGCAATTGAATTAATATATCTATTTGCAAGAGCTTTTTGTCCTAATAAAGTAGTTATTATACAGCCAACTTTTAATGAGTATTTAAGAGCATTTAATTTAACAGGAAGTATTATTTGCAATTATGAACTAACATATTCTAATGATTTTAATTTAGAAACAAATGCTTTGTTAGAGTATTTAAAAAAAGCAAAGCCTAATTTACTTATATTATGCAATCCTAATAATCCAACTGGTCATTTTATTAGATATAAAAACTTACTACCTGCTATTAGTTATATTAAAGAAATTGGGGCATATTTATTAATTGACGAGTCTTTTATTGATTTTACTGATGAAGAATCATATGTAAATCTTTTTAAAGAATTTCCTATATTTATTATAAGGTCAATGACGAAATTTTATGCTATTCCAGGATTAAGGCTTGGATACGGTATAGCTAATAGTGATATTATTAAGAAATTAAATAAATACAAAGAGCCTTGGACAATAAATAGTTTGGCTTTATCGATAGTCACAACAGTTTTAGATGATGAAATATTTTATAAAGAGTCTAAAAAATGGCTGCAGGCTGAAAAAAGTTATTTGTATAAAGAGTTAAAAAAAATCAAAGATATTGATTTTTTTAATAGTCAGACCAATTTTATTTTATGTAGAGTTAAAAAAGGCAATGCATATGAGATGAGAGAAAAATTAATGAAATATAATATCTATATTAGAGTTTGTGATGATTTTGCTGGGTTAGACAATACTTATTTTAGGGTTGCTATTAAAAGTCATAAAGATAATGTGAAGCTAATTAATGCTATAAAAGAGATTTTACAATAA